Proteins encoded in a region of the Neodiprion lecontei isolate iyNeoLeco1 chromosome 5, iyNeoLeco1.1, whole genome shotgun sequence genome:
- the LOC107223037 gene encoding probable glutamate--tRNA ligase, mitochondrial isoform X1: MQRNILRPLTNCYISSSQKRCYSKQQVRVRFAPSPTGHLHLGGLRTALYNYLFARSNNGSFILRIEDTDQTRLVPDAIKKLQDDLLWAGIIPDEDPTRGGPKGPYLQSKRLELYNEQVETLLKNGSAYRCFCTDRRLDLLRREALRLRQIPRYDNKCRHLAKEDLAEKLRREEPYCIRFKLVGNINSFDDLVYGPTSYDVAQNEGDPVIIKSDKYPTYHFANVVDDHFMEISHVLRGVEWLMSTQKHILMYRAFGWTPPLFAHLPLILNPDGSKLSKRQGDIRVENYRQSGIFPLALLNFITHAGGGFNRTHGREQRCYSYGELIKQFDLSAVNVNSCKLLPEKLLEFNKLEISQLLEEENNAKFLINKVVRLVSDAFPDRSKDGTLQLDENHVHDVLNWAKNRISKLEDLVSGELAFLWVVPPPSTSAISQSPTEYLRILEEFDRQLASKDADFFRKESLKHWLRNFADTNDIPFEKFMRLLRSVLSGLKEGPSVAEMIEILGQNATLDRVKRALS; encoded by the exons ATGCAACGTAACATATTGAGGCCTCTGACAAATTGTTACATATCATCGTCGCAGAAACGATGCTACAGTAAGCAGCAGGTTCGGGTTCGATTTGCACCTAGTCCAACCG GACACCTGCATCTCGGAGGTCTGCGAACAGCTCTATATAATTACCTGTTTGCCCGTTCTAACAACGGCAGTTTCATACTGCGGATCGAAGATACGGATCAAACGAGGTTGGTTCCAGATGCAATCAAAAAACTGCAGGATGATCTTCTCTGGGCAGGAATTATCCCTGACGAGGATCCGACGAGAGGCGGACCAAAAGGGCCATACCTCCAGTCAAAGCGCCTCGAGCTGTACAA TGAGCAGGTCGAGACTCTTCTGAAAAACGGATCCGCCTACAGGTGTTTCTGTACTGATCGCAGGCTAGATCTTCTGAGACGTGAGGCGCTTAGGCTCAGACAGATTCCAAGGTACGACAATAAATGTCGCCACCTTGCCAAGGAGGATTTGgcagagaaattgagaagagaAGAGCCCTACTGCATCAGGTTCAAGCTCGTCGGGAATATTAATTCCTTCGACGACCTTGTTTACGGGCCTACGAGTTACGACGTGGCGCAAAACGAAGGGGATCCGGTAATCATCAAGTCCGACAAGTATCCAACTTACCACTTCGCCAACGTGGTGGACGATCACTTCATGGAGATATCGCACGTCCTGCGTGGTGTTGAGTGGCTCATGTCGACGCAGAAGCATATATTGATGTATCG GGCTTTCGGATGGACGCCGCCGCTGTTCGCACATCTTCCACTGATCCTCAATCCAGACGGTTCGAAACTGTCCAAAAGACAGGGGGACATAAGGGTCGAGAACTATAGACAGAGTGGAATATTCCCACTTGCTTTGCTCAACTTCATAACTCATGCTGGCGGTGGTTTCAACAGGACACACGGTAGGGAGCAGCGATGCTACAGCTACGGGGAGCTGATAAAGCAG TTCGATTTGTCTGCTGTGAATGTCAACTCCTGCAAACTGCTACCCGAGAAGCTATTGGAGTTCAATAAGCTGGAGATATCGCAGCTCCTTGAGGAGGAGAACAACGCAAAGTTCCTTATCAACAAAGTCGTTAGGCTGGTCAGTGACGCGTTTCCCGACAG ATCGAAGGACGGCACTCTGCAGCTGGACGAGAATCACGTTCACGATGTTCTCAATTGGGCCAAGAATAGGATATCAAAACTTGAAGACCTAGTCAGCGGTGAGCTGGCTTTTCTATGGGTGGTTCCTCCCCCCTCGACTTCAGCCATTAGCCAAAGCCCCACCGaatatttga GAATACTGGAGGAGTTTGATAGGCAGCTAGCTTCCAAAGACGCGGATTTCTTCCGAAAAGAGAGTCTGAAACACTGGTTGAGGAATTTCGCTGACACAAACGATAttccgtttgaaaaattcatgagATTATTGCGCAGCGTCCTAAGCGGCTTGAAG GAGGGTCCAAGCGTGGCTGAGATGATTGAGATTTTAGGCCAGAACGCGACTCTGGATCGCGTGAAACGAGCTCTTTcctag
- the LOC107223037 gene encoding probable glutamate--tRNA ligase, mitochondrial isoform X2, whose amino-acid sequence MQRNILRPLTNCYISSSQKRCYSKQQVRVRFAPSPTGHLHLGGLRTALYNYLFARSNNGSFILRIEDTDQTRLVPDAIKKLQDDLLWAGIIPDEDPTRGGPKGPYLQSKRLELYNEQVETLLKNGSAYRCFCTDRRLDLLRREALRLRQIPRYDNKCRHLAKEDLAEKLRREEPYCIRFKLVGNINSFDDLVYGPTSYDVAQNEGDPVIIKSDKYPTYHFANVVDDHFMEISHVLRGVEWLMSTQKHILMYRAFGWTPPLFAHLPLILNPDGSKLSKRQGDIRVENYRQSGIFPLALLNFITHAGGGFNRTHGREQRCYSYGELIKQFDLSAVNVNSCKLLPEKLLEFNKLEISQLLEEENNAKFLINKVVRLVSDAFPDRSKDGTLQLDENHVHDVLNWAKNRISKLEDLVSGILEEFDRQLASKDADFFRKESLKHWLRNFADTNDIPFEKFMRLLRSVLSGLKEGPSVAEMIEILGQNATLDRVKRALS is encoded by the exons ATGCAACGTAACATATTGAGGCCTCTGACAAATTGTTACATATCATCGTCGCAGAAACGATGCTACAGTAAGCAGCAGGTTCGGGTTCGATTTGCACCTAGTCCAACCG GACACCTGCATCTCGGAGGTCTGCGAACAGCTCTATATAATTACCTGTTTGCCCGTTCTAACAACGGCAGTTTCATACTGCGGATCGAAGATACGGATCAAACGAGGTTGGTTCCAGATGCAATCAAAAAACTGCAGGATGATCTTCTCTGGGCAGGAATTATCCCTGACGAGGATCCGACGAGAGGCGGACCAAAAGGGCCATACCTCCAGTCAAAGCGCCTCGAGCTGTACAA TGAGCAGGTCGAGACTCTTCTGAAAAACGGATCCGCCTACAGGTGTTTCTGTACTGATCGCAGGCTAGATCTTCTGAGACGTGAGGCGCTTAGGCTCAGACAGATTCCAAGGTACGACAATAAATGTCGCCACCTTGCCAAGGAGGATTTGgcagagaaattgagaagagaAGAGCCCTACTGCATCAGGTTCAAGCTCGTCGGGAATATTAATTCCTTCGACGACCTTGTTTACGGGCCTACGAGTTACGACGTGGCGCAAAACGAAGGGGATCCGGTAATCATCAAGTCCGACAAGTATCCAACTTACCACTTCGCCAACGTGGTGGACGATCACTTCATGGAGATATCGCACGTCCTGCGTGGTGTTGAGTGGCTCATGTCGACGCAGAAGCATATATTGATGTATCG GGCTTTCGGATGGACGCCGCCGCTGTTCGCACATCTTCCACTGATCCTCAATCCAGACGGTTCGAAACTGTCCAAAAGACAGGGGGACATAAGGGTCGAGAACTATAGACAGAGTGGAATATTCCCACTTGCTTTGCTCAACTTCATAACTCATGCTGGCGGTGGTTTCAACAGGACACACGGTAGGGAGCAGCGATGCTACAGCTACGGGGAGCTGATAAAGCAG TTCGATTTGTCTGCTGTGAATGTCAACTCCTGCAAACTGCTACCCGAGAAGCTATTGGAGTTCAATAAGCTGGAGATATCGCAGCTCCTTGAGGAGGAGAACAACGCAAAGTTCCTTATCAACAAAGTCGTTAGGCTGGTCAGTGACGCGTTTCCCGACAG ATCGAAGGACGGCACTCTGCAGCTGGACGAGAATCACGTTCACGATGTTCTCAATTGGGCCAAGAATAGGATATCAAAACTTGAAGACCTAGTCAGCG GAATACTGGAGGAGTTTGATAGGCAGCTAGCTTCCAAAGACGCGGATTTCTTCCGAAAAGAGAGTCTGAAACACTGGTTGAGGAATTTCGCTGACACAAACGATAttccgtttgaaaaattcatgagATTATTGCGCAGCGTCCTAAGCGGCTTGAAG GAGGGTCCAAGCGTGGCTGAGATGATTGAGATTTTAGGCCAGAACGCGACTCTGGATCGCGTGAAACGAGCTCTTTcctag